The DNA region AAGTCACTTGTTTTCAAGTTTTTGACTTTGCATGCCTTCTTTAATTTTTATCTCCTTCctttttttattttgaattattCCCTATTTTTGTTGGAACAAATCGTGTGACATTTGTTCGTTTGGTTTATTGAAAGGGTTGTGATTGCCTCGGTCCTTTTGTTGGTAAGGGACAATCATTATGGATTTGTGATTTTCGACCTCGCGTGAGGGATAAGATGTGGTTGATCCCTTTTTGAAATTTGAACGCATGGTCAAATTAACTGAAGACTACCCAGTCCCTGGTTAAGATTGAGGGTTTTTTCATACAAAAATAAACTCATACTcctaggctcaaaggggttaactAGGGATTATATTCTTTTTATAATTTCGGTGTTTATTGAAACAATGTCTTACATCGTCAAcaaggttttattcaaaagcatatTATCGATGGTTTGGTGTATTTCGATTTCATCATTCTCCTTTTGATTTTTGCCTAAATAATGGTTTGACACAAATgaataaaatatgagtgaacacaaatgaattgattcaaaacatgcatactcatttcattattattatcatttgaAAGCAAACAAGTTTTACAAGTGAATATTACTTAATAAACAAAAAAGATTACAAATTAAAATGATTGAACAATCTAATGATCGCCGACGTGATTAGCCTTTTATCCACCCACAGGTTGGGGTCATCATGCTTGTAGAAGTTGATGTGATAGTCCCTAAGGAGGTTCCCCCTTAGATTCTTCTAACAGACGCAACCTCTTTGGATCTATCCTTGCTTCCCCTTGCACTGGTTATGGCATTGCAGTTGTGCCCGCATGAGGGGGCATGCGATTGTTCAGTATGTTCAGTCTGTTTGGTGTGAACGTGATAACCTTTAAATCAATCAGGTCTTGTACATTAAAATTCAGAGCTATGCAATTCTCAACTGTGTATAGGGTGCCGCTGAGTGAAATACACATTTGGAATTCACATCATAGCCTGGAGGAGGAGGTGTTGGAGGAGGCTTCAGATCCCTTAACTGCTCTAATGAGCCTTGGAGAAAATGAGGGAGTAGTTGTCCATAAGGCATAGGAACTGGGTTAAACTGTTTCTCTAGCCTCCTTGATCTTTGTTGACCTTGTTAAGCATAACCTCGCTTACTGTTGATAGGGAAGCCTTGAAAGTCCTGGTTGTGGATGACATCTGTGAGGCAGCCCATGACACGAGGTGATAAGACACAGATGCAAATGAGTGATCATTTATGCTACGACAAATGATGTGGGATTGCCTTCCTTTCTCGATAATGCTTGCAGGATTTCCATAACAAGACTCATTTGAGTTTTCAGCTTGTTGACCTTTTCCCTCAATAATTCATGGCCTCACTAAAGTTCGTTCATAATTTGAGACATGTTTCTAGTTCAAAACATGTGTCGGATAATCAGCTAGTTGACTATATGAAATGTGTGATGATGAAagtttttatgtttattttgggaaaatgatatgcatatgctAGAATGGTTTTCATGTGGATAACATACAAGTATGTATACAACATCCATTGATTTAAAGATTCAACATATTTTGGATAATCTTAAAAATAATTGGTATACTTTTTCACAAAATCATTATTGCTTCAATCTTTCAATATCTTTCAATCCAAGATAATGAAGCTTGAGAAACATCACCTTGTTGGAACATGTTACAAGATGAAGACATTTTTTAAAACACAAACAACAATGAGAAGAAAGCTTGAGAGCCAAATAAAAAAGAATATACATGTTAACTACCTTTTGACAACTGTATAAATAATTGATTTTGGTTTGTTAAATTAGTTTGAAAATAATGCTTGATCATAATACCTTATATGGTCACTAGCTTGTAAGATAAATAATCATGTACTCTCATATTCAGAGTTAATTCAAAGTTAATGAAGCTCTTTCTTATTTTCCCCATTTTTCATCTTTCATAATAAAATGACTGTAATAATAATCATTTGTTGTTAACATTAGTCGTATTTGAATGTAATTTATGAGAGGATGAAACAAGAGAAGAAAAAGCTTATATAAAAGAAAATGCTAATGAACAATTAATTTGTGCTGTGGCACAAATTGAATGATGTGGTACTTAAAAGTTGTTGCttaaaatttaaaagtttaacATTTTATAATAGTTAACGATATATACTTTTAACTGTCATAAAACTAATAAAATTGTATTAAATTTTTAGTTgttaaatttaaaattaataaaatttataatttaattttataaaacttattttgTTATATAATTTTACAAAACCTATTTCTgaatttattttctatttatttgtttTAATCACTAAAAATTTAGAATAAGATTTAGATGTTTTGATTTTTACTTTTGCAAATTGTGAAGAGGAAAAAATAAAAGAACTAATAAAGTTTCATTAATGATAAATTTGTAATATCTCCCAACATTAAAATGTAAAAAAAGTGTACatgaataattttattttatgaatgCACGTATTTTTAAATTACAATTAAAACCATAGATAATGTAGGCTCAATTTTGTTTATGGTTCATTATATTTATATTCTTATTcaatttgataaaaaaaatatattatccTTGTTTATCTTTTactgattttaattgttttataTGTTATTCAACTTGAATATCTTTTTAAAAAAGAAATATTTATAatttgaagttaaaaataattagaaaattgttatttgaattataaaataaaataacatttCCAACACTATATAAAATACACAACAAgataatttataatttaaaaataattgaGATAAAATAGTAGTAAGAAATTCAACCAATAAATTTATATGCGTCTTATGTAAAAAACTTGTTTTCAAAGACGTTTTTTAAAATAGTGGACAATCACACGTATCTAATATATGTCCAAGTAACAATTATATTCATACTTATTTTACACTTGCTAAACTAACTATAATGTGTCGATTAATATGttttttaattttgattaagACAATTTACTTCTCATATAAAATTGACCCTCTCTCACTTTATAGAATCTTTCTCTCTATATAAAAGCCACTACCCTAATACAAATCCCTTGTGAATAACACATCTTTATTCCTCAACTTTCTCACTCTCTTTAAAGATTGTAGCTCCCATACTCTCTCACTTCTCTCTTCTTCTTTCATTGAGCATAACCCAATTTCAccaacaaaaaaaaaacattcaTTGTCTCATCatcttaatttttttttcaaaaggtTAAAATTCATTGAGTTTCTTTCATGTCATCACTTTGACATAATTCTCCTAAAGTTTcaattttttgaaatttttttacCTACCCTTTACTCcatctttaaaaaaaaaaaatttttttgTTCTATTCATGCTCATGAACTACTTAAAGGAACTAGAATGCAAAATGGTACATGATCATCAAAAGAAGGACAAAATGGTAACTTCAATATTGGTTCAAGGACCAATTATAGTAGGAGCTGGTCCATCAGGATTAGCAGCAGCAGCATGTCTTAAACAAAAAGGAATTCAAAGCTTAATCCTTGAAAGAGCAAATTGTTTAGCTTCAATGTGGCAACTCAAAACCTATGATAGATTAAAGCTTCATCTTCCAAAACAATTTTGTCAATTACCTCTTATGCCATTTCCAAAAGGGTTACCATCATATCCAACAAAGCAACAATTTTTATCTTACTTAAAAGCCTATGCTAATCACTTTGATATTAATCCTATTTTTGGTAAACAAGTTGTGAATGCTGAATTTGATCTTACTTGTGGAGTTTGGAGAGTGAAGACTCAAGAAATTATTATGAAAAAGTGTATTGTTATTGAGTATGTTTGTCAATGGTTGATTGTTGCTAGTGGTGAAAATGCTGAGGAAGTTATGCCATCAATTGAAGGGATGGAACAATTTCAAGGACCTATTTTGCATACTAGTTTGTATAAAAGTGGAAGCATGTTTTGTGGGAAGAATGTTTTGGTGGTGGGGTGTGGAAATTCAGGCATGGAGGTGTGTTTAGATCTTTGCAACCATAATGCTCATCCTTCCTTAGTTGTTAGAGATACGGTGAGTTTTTACTTTATTTTCAACACATTCATCACTCTAA from Lathyrus oleraceus cultivar Zhongwan6 chromosome 1, CAAS_Psat_ZW6_1.0, whole genome shotgun sequence includes:
- the LOC127116565 gene encoding indole-3-pyruvate monooxygenase YUCCA2; this encodes MLMNYLKELECKMVHDHQKKDKMVTSILVQGPIIVGAGPSGLAAAACLKQKGIQSLILERANCLASMWQLKTYDRLKLHLPKQFCQLPLMPFPKGLPSYPTKQQFLSYLKAYANHFDINPIFGKQVVNAEFDLTCGVWRVKTQEIIMKKCIVIEYVCQWLIVASGENAEEVMPSIEGMEQFQGPILHTSLYKSGSMFCGKNVLVVGCGNSGMEVCLDLCNHNAHPSLVVRDTVHILPQQIFGKSTFGLSMWLLKWFSVHFVDQFLLLMSYFILGDTSQYGIQRPKIGPLELKNLYGKTPVLDVGTVAQIKTGKIKVCKGIKRLAHNAVEFVDGKVENFDAIILATGYKSNVPSWLKGSDMFSEKDGFPRKPFPNGWKGEKGLYAVGFTKRGLLGSSIDAKRIAEDIEHSWKALKAKPLA